From the Billgrantia sulfidoxydans genome, one window contains:
- a CDS encoding retropepsin-like aspartic protease family protein — protein sequence MQHECGSIRRAGMGMMLLFWVAFIGFGSWWFHGFLENQRNPNAHLITTVSGTEEPIVLERNRSGHFLATGRINGEPVEFLLDTGATYVAVSARLAEQLGLERAGSAWFNTANGRVRGDLTWLDEVSLGGFTASQVRGSISPGLEGEVALLGMSFLNRFDIEIRDTRMVLRPAQPSRGGE from the coding sequence ATGCAGCATGAATGCGGTTCGATCCGGCGCGCCGGAATGGGCATGATGTTGCTGTTCTGGGTGGCGTTCATCGGCTTCGGCAGCTGGTGGTTCCACGGCTTCCTCGAGAACCAGCGCAACCCGAATGCCCACCTGATCACCACCGTGAGCGGAACGGAAGAGCCGATCGTGCTCGAGCGCAACCGCTCGGGGCACTTTCTGGCCACGGGGCGTATCAACGGCGAACCGGTCGAGTTCCTGCTCGATACCGGCGCCACCTACGTCGCCGTGTCGGCGAGGCTGGCCGAGCAGTTGGGCCTGGAGCGTGCGGGCTCGGCATGGTTCAACACCGCCAATGGACGCGTGCGCGGCGACCTGACCTGGCTCGACGAGGTCAGCCTGGGGGGCTTCACCGCCAGCCAGGTGCGTGGCTCCATCAGCCCCGGGCTGGAGGGGGAGGTGGCCCTGCTGGGCATGAGCTTCCTCAACCGGTTCGACATCGAGATACGGGATACCCGCATGGTTCTGCGCCCGGCGCAGCCGTCCCGAGGAGGCGAATGA
- a CDS encoding E22 family MetX-like putative esterase produces MRESIESSTRLARRHSPSARRLAAPPLVALLLCASASALGWDELVEKQVFEMETYTSTGGETIAPLRIGWEAYGELNEAKDNAILITHFFSGTSHAAGRYAEDDAAPGYWDAIIGPGKPLDTDEYYIIASDTLVNLNAHDPNVTTTGPATTNPETGEPWGTDFPLVTIRDFVEVQKALLESQGIERLHAVMGASMGALQAYEWASAYPERVERLIPVIGGGVSDPWLLATLGAWAAPIRLDANWNGGDYYDGEPPLDGLRESLKLVTLNANHWQWANATFDRSWADEDADPTRELEARYAIEQTLDDIAASRAELADANHLLYLVKANQAFITGHGDSLEEGLARIEAPTLILYSEDDLVFAPQGVRQTAELIEADGTEVELVSLEGNRGHLDGVVAIDQAGDRIRSFLAE; encoded by the coding sequence ATGCGTGAGAGCATCGAATCTTCGACCCGGTTGGCTCGCCGTCATTCCCCCAGCGCGAGGCGCCTGGCCGCCCCCCCACTCGTCGCTCTGCTGCTGTGCGCCAGCGCCTCGGCGCTGGGCTGGGACGAGCTGGTGGAGAAACAGGTCTTCGAGATGGAGACCTACACCAGCACGGGGGGCGAGACCATCGCCCCGCTGCGCATCGGCTGGGAGGCCTACGGCGAACTCAACGAGGCGAAGGACAACGCCATCCTGATTACCCACTTCTTCTCCGGCACCAGCCATGCCGCCGGCCGTTACGCCGAGGATGACGCCGCGCCCGGTTACTGGGACGCCATCATCGGTCCCGGCAAGCCGCTGGACACCGACGAATACTACATCATCGCCTCGGATACGCTGGTCAACCTCAATGCCCACGACCCCAACGTGACCACCACCGGACCGGCCACCACCAACCCGGAGACCGGCGAGCCCTGGGGCACCGACTTCCCGCTGGTCACCATCCGCGACTTCGTCGAGGTGCAGAAGGCCCTGCTCGAGAGCCAGGGCATCGAACGACTGCACGCGGTGATGGGCGCCTCCATGGGAGCGCTGCAGGCCTACGAGTGGGCCAGCGCCTACCCCGAGCGGGTCGAGCGGCTGATCCCGGTGATCGGCGGCGGTGTTTCCGACCCCTGGCTGCTCGCCACCCTGGGCGCCTGGGCCGCCCCCATTCGCCTGGACGCCAACTGGAACGGCGGCGACTACTATGACGGCGAGCCACCGCTGGACGGCCTGCGCGAGTCGCTCAAGCTCGTCACCCTCAACGCCAACCACTGGCAGTGGGCCAACGCCACCTTCGACCGCAGCTGGGCCGACGAGGATGCCGACCCGACCCGCGAGCTCGAGGCACGCTACGCCATTGAGCAGACCCTCGACGACATCGCCGCCTCGCGGGCCGAACTGGCCGACGCCAACCACCTGCTCTACCTGGTGAAGGCCAACCAGGCCTTCATCACCGGCCACGGCGACAGCCTCGAAGAGGGGCTGGCGCGCATCGAGGCGCCCACGCTGATCCTCTACAGCGAGGACGACCTGGTCTTCGCGCCGCAGGGCGTACGCCAGACCGCCGAACTGATCGAGGCCGACGGCACCGAAGTCGAACTGGTCTCGCTGGAGGGCAATCGCGGCCATCTCGACGGCGTGGTCGCCATCGACCAGGCCGGCGATCGCATCCGCTCCTTCCTCGCCGAATGA
- a CDS encoding sulfite exporter TauE/SafE family protein has translation MSLDPLLLVLVAATFVVAGLVKGVIGMGMPTVSLALLAATVGLPSAMALLLVPTIVTNVWQALVGGYLRQILRLLWPFLLASVVTVWLGVGILARVDVRWLSGLLGVLLAFYALAGLFNLGLAALVSRGRYAAPVNGALTGMLTGMTGSSVFPGVAYLQSLGLPRDMLIQAMGVLFVATTTALGFSMGEQRLLSVELGVLSLGAVVPAIVGMQLGQRLRQRLSESTFRRVFLSGLLAMGAYLLVRSLAG, from the coding sequence ATGAGCCTGGATCCCTTGCTGCTGGTGCTGGTAGCGGCGACCTTCGTCGTCGCCGGTCTGGTCAAGGGCGTGATCGGCATGGGCATGCCCACGGTCTCGCTGGCCTTGCTTGCGGCCACGGTGGGGCTGCCGTCGGCCATGGCGCTGCTACTGGTCCCGACCATCGTCACCAATGTGTGGCAGGCGCTGGTCGGCGGTTACCTGCGCCAGATCCTGCGCCTGCTGTGGCCCTTCCTGCTGGCCTCGGTGGTGACCGTGTGGCTGGGGGTCGGCATTCTGGCCAGGGTCGACGTGCGCTGGCTTTCCGGCTTGCTGGGGGTGCTGCTCGCCTTCTATGCCCTCGCCGGGTTGTTCAACCTTGGCCTTGCTGCGCTGGTCAGCCGTGGCCGCTACGCCGCGCCGGTCAATGGCGCTTTGACTGGAATGCTGACCGGCATGACGGGCTCCTCAGTATTTCCCGGCGTGGCCTACCTGCAGTCCCTCGGGCTGCCGCGGGACATGCTGATTCAGGCCATGGGCGTCCTGTTTGTCGCGACCACCACGGCGCTGGGCTTCTCCATGGGCGAACAGCGTCTGCTCAGTGTGGAGCTGGGAGTGCTCTCTCTGGGAGCGGTGGTGCCGGCCATCGTGGGCATGCAGCTCGGCCAGCGGCTGCGTCAACGGCTTTCGGAGTCCACCTTTCGGCGGGTCTTCCTCAGCGGTCTGCTGGCCATGGGTGCCTATCTGCTGGTGCGCTCCCTGGCGGGCTGA
- a CDS encoding MFS transporter has protein sequence MSVIPAVGGTTPRPRASKREIFGWAMFDFANQAYTLLIITVVFGELFTTVIVGDRGDGFRLANLLWSLALAVSYLLVVVTGPLCGAVMDYRAAKKRFLFVSYIATVVATALLYFVAPGYVLLGLLLIVVSNYAYSMGESFIAAFLPDLGPPQDLGKISGFGWALGYVGGLFAAGFTLVALGEASAENFERIRWVGPFAAAFFLITAIPTFLWVKERGDPQPHVKTYREIAWERVSTTLHELRRFRDLGVFLVSLLFSMAGVYIIIAFAFIYGAQVIGWDESIRNVMFIIVQVTAAAGALGFGFLQDRIGTKFTYQLTLLLWVAAILAIWATPEVTAWLNASLGLEWEAQHLFLVVGCLAGLSLGSSQSASRALVGLFSPTRKAAEFFGFWGLANKLAGVFGIVGLGLLQSVVGLQASILLCAVLFVVAMLICLAVNQARGEQAAAEWERCNGHAAAGSAVR, from the coding sequence ATGAGCGTGATACCGGCCGTTGGCGGTACGACACCCAGGCCGCGGGCGTCGAAGCGGGAGATCTTCGGGTGGGCGATGTTCGACTTCGCCAACCAGGCCTATACGCTGCTGATCATCACCGTGGTGTTCGGCGAGCTGTTCACCACCGTCATCGTCGGTGATCGCGGCGACGGCTTCCGCCTGGCCAACCTGCTATGGAGCCTGGCTCTGGCCGTGAGCTACCTGCTGGTAGTGGTCACCGGCCCGCTGTGCGGGGCGGTGATGGACTACCGGGCGGCCAAGAAGCGTTTCCTGTTCGTCAGCTACATCGCCACCGTGGTGGCCACCGCGCTGCTCTATTTCGTCGCTCCCGGCTATGTGCTGCTGGGGCTGTTGCTGATCGTGGTATCCAACTACGCCTATTCCATGGGCGAGTCCTTCATTGCGGCGTTCCTGCCCGACCTCGGCCCGCCCCAGGACCTCGGCAAGATCTCCGGCTTCGGCTGGGCGCTGGGCTACGTCGGCGGCCTGTTTGCCGCCGGGTTCACCCTGGTGGCACTGGGCGAGGCCAGCGCCGAGAACTTCGAGCGCATCCGCTGGGTGGGGCCCTTCGCGGCGGCGTTCTTCCTGATCACTGCCATTCCCACCTTCCTCTGGGTGAAGGAGCGCGGCGACCCACAGCCGCATGTCAAAACCTACCGCGAAATCGCCTGGGAGCGCGTCTCCACCACCCTGCACGAGCTGCGGCGCTTTCGCGACCTGGGCGTCTTTCTGGTGTCACTGCTGTTCTCCATGGCCGGGGTCTACATCATCATCGCCTTCGCCTTCATCTACGGTGCCCAGGTGATCGGCTGGGACGAATCGATTCGCAACGTCATGTTCATCATCGTGCAGGTCACCGCGGCGGCCGGCGCGCTGGGCTTCGGCTTCCTCCAGGACCGGATCGGCACCAAGTTCACCTACCAGTTGACCCTGCTGCTGTGGGTGGCGGCGATACTCGCCATCTGGGCCACGCCCGAGGTGACCGCCTGGCTCAACGCCAGCCTGGGGCTGGAGTGGGAGGCCCAACACCTGTTTCTGGTCGTCGGCTGCCTGGCCGGACTTTCGCTTGGCTCAAGCCAGTCGGCCAGCCGTGCCCTGGTGGGGCTGTTCTCGCCCACGCGCAAGGCCGCCGAGTTCTTCGGTTTTTGGGGGCTGGCTAACAAGCTGGCCGGCGTCTTCGGCATCGTCGGCCTGGGGCTGCTGCAGTCGGTGGTGGGGCTGCAGGCTTCGATCCTGCTGTGCGCGGTACTGTTCGTCGTTGCCATGCTGATCTGCCTGGCGGTGAACCAGGCCCGGGGGGAGCAGGCGGCGGCCGAGTGGGAGCGGTGCAACGGCCACGCCGCGGCGGGAAGCGCCGTGCGATGA
- a CDS encoding PQQ-dependent sugar dehydrogenase, translating into MERLSAIPLVMLAAASAHAEELTLSTEHQDLRLVPVAEDLEQPWGVAILPGDLYVISERTGQIQTFYNGERQEVEGLPGIHVEGQAGLLDIAASPDYPDTGWIYFTYSSGDVDSTATALARGRLAGDRLVDVEELFEQNRRSEPSTYPGSRLAWMGDDTLLMSVGDRGTPGRAQDTQDHAGSILRLDPQGLAPEDNPLLEEAGYLPEIYSWGHRRVLGLAVDEKRSNVWAVESRSNGHDELLLLQRGRNHGWADEAEDSEVLVEDAGSGLFNEEDVVEPAYRFAEDVSPSGLAVVNGAHYPQWEGNLLVGGLESEQLYRFEVNGGEIAEREELLDEPQGPVREVRQGPDGYLYVLIGDEDGTLYRLEPEE; encoded by the coding sequence ATGGAACGCTTGAGTGCTATCCCCCTGGTGATGCTGGCCGCGGCATCGGCGCATGCCGAAGAGCTGACCCTGAGCACCGAACATCAGGACTTGCGGCTGGTACCCGTGGCAGAAGATCTCGAGCAGCCGTGGGGCGTGGCCATACTGCCCGGCGACCTCTACGTGATCAGCGAACGCACCGGACAGATCCAGACGTTCTACAACGGCGAACGGCAAGAGGTCGAAGGCCTGCCCGGCATCCATGTCGAGGGCCAGGCAGGCCTGCTCGACATCGCCGCCTCCCCCGACTACCCCGACACCGGCTGGATCTACTTCACCTACTCGAGCGGGGATGTAGACTCCACCGCCACGGCGCTGGCACGGGGCCGCCTGGCCGGCGACCGTCTGGTCGACGTGGAGGAGCTGTTCGAGCAGAACCGGCGCTCGGAGCCCAGCACCTACCCCGGCTCGCGGCTGGCCTGGATGGGCGACGACACCCTGCTGATGTCCGTCGGTGACCGCGGCACACCCGGCCGGGCCCAGGACACCCAGGATCACGCCGGGTCGATCCTGCGCCTCGATCCACAGGGCCTGGCCCCCGAGGACAACCCGCTGCTCGAAGAGGCCGGCTACCTGCCGGAGATCTACTCCTGGGGGCATCGGCGCGTGCTGGGGCTGGCCGTTGACGAAAAACGCAGCAACGTCTGGGCCGTGGAAAGCCGCAGCAACGGGCATGACGAACTGCTGCTCCTGCAACGCGGCCGAAACCACGGCTGGGCAGATGAAGCCGAAGACTCGGAGGTGCTGGTGGAGGACGCCGGCAGCGGGCTGTTCAACGAGGAGGACGTGGTCGAGCCTGCCTACCGTTTTGCCGAAGACGTGTCACCATCGGGCCTGGCCGTGGTCAACGGCGCGCACTACCCGCAGTGGGAGGGCAACCTGCTCGTCGGCGGGCTCGAGAGCGAACAGCTCTATCGCTTCGAGGTAAATGGCGGCGAAATCGCGGAGAGGGAAGAGCTCCTGGACGAGCCACAAGGGCCGGTACGCGAGGTGCGCCAAGGCCCGGATGGCTACCTTTACGTGCTCATAGGCGACGAGGACGGCACGCTCTATCGGCTCGAACCCGAGGAGTGA
- a CDS encoding substrate-binding periplasmic protein, which yields MLVLLPFPAAGSLEGLTFITEEYPPYNYRHDDRLEGISIELLERVFAETDTELSRDDVLYYPWVRGYDTALSEPGTVLFSTTRTEQREALFQWVGPIATDRVTLIARRDSDIQLNDIEDVIAGGYRIAVIREDIGAQRLQEAGVPEAQIHAAISNVSALRMLERGRVDLWAYGEDVAFWLMQEEGLPTTDFVPALTISESDLYYALHRDTDPALVARMQAALDRLRKQGVVSEILGGTIAFNTEEYPPYNYQDDDGTITGSATELLRAALDDAELEADFRLLPWARALTEAQLRERHCVYSTTRTPERESLFTWVGPLVSSTWAAFVLDGAEIEADSLDDLADLRVGSFREDAVGQYAASQGVNIVVASAERENIGRLQAGLIDAWVTGEQTAQLLAEEAGLSLRRLFAFNEVDLYLACHPSVPDQFIARLQAALDRARAVVEARQ from the coding sequence ATGTTAGTGTTGCTCCCGTTTCCGGCAGCAGGCAGCCTGGAAGGGCTGACCTTCATCACCGAGGAGTACCCCCCCTACAATTATCGGCACGACGATCGCCTCGAAGGTATCTCCATCGAGCTGCTCGAACGGGTCTTTGCCGAAACCGATACCGAGCTCTCCCGTGACGACGTGCTCTACTATCCCTGGGTACGTGGCTACGATACCGCCCTCTCCGAGCCGGGCACGGTACTCTTCTCCACCACGCGCACCGAGCAGCGTGAAGCGCTGTTCCAGTGGGTGGGGCCCATCGCCACCGACCGGGTCACGCTGATCGCCCGGCGCGACAGCGACATCCAGCTGAACGACATCGAGGACGTCATCGCCGGCGGCTATCGCATCGCCGTCATCCGCGAAGACATCGGCGCCCAGCGGCTGCAGGAAGCCGGGGTACCGGAGGCCCAGATCCATGCGGCGATCTCCAACGTCAGCGCCTTGCGCATGCTCGAGCGTGGCCGGGTCGACCTGTGGGCCTACGGCGAAGACGTGGCCTTCTGGCTGATGCAGGAGGAGGGGCTGCCCACCACCGACTTCGTTCCCGCCCTGACCATCAGCGAATCCGATCTCTACTACGCCCTGCACCGCGACACCGATCCCGCGCTGGTGGCCCGAATGCAGGCGGCGCTGGATCGCTTGCGCAAGCAGGGCGTCGTCAGCGAGATCCTCGGCGGCACCATTGCCTTCAATACCGAGGAGTACCCACCCTACAACTACCAGGACGACGACGGCACGATCACGGGGAGCGCCACCGAACTCCTGCGGGCAGCGCTGGATGACGCCGAACTCGAGGCCGACTTCCGCCTGCTGCCCTGGGCCCGCGCCCTGACAGAGGCCCAGCTGCGCGAACGCCACTGCGTCTACTCGACCACCCGTACACCCGAGCGCGAGTCGCTGTTCACCTGGGTGGGGCCGCTGGTATCGAGCACCTGGGCCGCCTTCGTCCTCGACGGGGCCGAGATCGAGGCCGACTCGCTGGACGACCTGGCCGACCTCCGCGTAGGCAGCTTTCGCGAGGATGCCGTCGGGCAGTACGCCGCCAGCCAAGGGGTCAACATCGTGGTTGCCAGCGCCGAGCGCGAGAACATCGGCCGCCTGCAGGCCGGGCTGATCGATGCCTGGGTCACCGGCGAGCAGACCGCCCAGCTCCTCGCCGAGGAGGCCGGCCTGTCGCTGCGCCGGCTGTTCGCCTTCAACGAGGTCGATCTCTACCTGGCCTGCCACCCCTCGGTTCCCGACCAGTTCATCGCCCGGCTGCAGGCGGCTCTCGATCGGGCGCGGGCCGTGGTAGAGGCGCGCCAGTGA
- a CDS encoding GGDEF domain-containing protein — protein MSLAPGSQPGRRSLTAKQAGLTLAIALLLSILAGVIELALDARSMRQEIVSDTRYRLDLVHGTAAEAAFQLNPELAAQVIDGLFNGGRVASAAITDDFGRTMAARQRESDPVSGWVAHALFEDILHYRRTLHYQAGSDNPPQPIGELELTLALDRLARDFTDRSLLIFSLGVAKALAIAALLALVFHWFVTRPLLRVHAAIVDTDPRQPGRWPKPAMGRHGSDELGHLVDSVDQLLQAFQRGLDQRDQLHQISTMDGLTGIANRRHFDTFIEREWQRAWRNGHALSVIFIDIDHFKEFNDHYGHVAGDDTLRAVAEALAGVVHRASDLVARYGGEEFVCVLPDTDLEGALRVAGRIHERIRALDIPHAHSTLAGRVTASLGVASSRPAHDDTGIEELMAQADGQLYRAKHQGRDRVAAQT, from the coding sequence GTGAGCCTAGCGCCCGGCAGTCAACCCGGCCGGCGCAGCCTGACCGCCAAGCAGGCCGGCCTTACCCTGGCCATCGCCCTGCTGCTCAGCATCCTGGCCGGCGTCATCGAGCTGGCTCTCGATGCCCGTTCGATGCGCCAGGAGATCGTCAGCGACACCCGCTACCGCCTCGACCTGGTCCACGGCACCGCGGCGGAAGCCGCCTTTCAGCTCAACCCCGAGCTGGCGGCCCAGGTCATCGACGGGCTGTTCAACGGTGGCCGCGTCGCCAGCGCCGCCATTACGGACGATTTCGGTCGCACCATGGCCGCGCGCCAGCGCGAGTCCGACCCCGTCTCCGGTTGGGTCGCCCATGCCCTGTTCGAAGATATCCTCCACTACCGGCGCACGCTGCACTACCAGGCGGGGTCCGACAACCCGCCCCAACCGATCGGCGAACTCGAGCTGACCCTGGCGCTCGACCGCCTGGCACGCGACTTCACCGATCGCAGCCTGCTCATCTTCTCGTTGGGCGTCGCCAAGGCGCTGGCCATCGCCGCCCTGCTCGCCCTGGTGTTCCACTGGTTCGTGACCCGCCCCCTGCTGCGCGTGCATGCGGCCATCGTCGACACCGACCCGCGCCAGCCCGGGCGCTGGCCGAAGCCCGCCATGGGGCGACATGGCAGCGACGAACTGGGGCATCTGGTGGACAGCGTCGACCAGCTGCTCCAGGCCTTCCAGCGCGGCCTCGACCAGCGCGACCAGCTCCACCAGATTTCGACCATGGATGGCCTGACCGGCATCGCCAACCGTCGCCACTTCGACACCTTCATCGAGCGCGAATGGCAGCGGGCCTGGCGCAACGGCCACGCCCTCTCGGTGATCTTCATCGATATCGATCACTTCAAGGAGTTCAACGATCACTATGGCCACGTCGCCGGGGACGACACCCTGAGGGCCGTGGCCGAGGCCCTCGCCGGGGTGGTGCACCGCGCCTCGGACCTGGTCGCCCGCTACGGGGGCGAAGAGTTCGTCTGCGTGCTGCCCGACACCGACCTGGAGGGCGCCCTGCGAGTGGCCGGCCGGATCCACGAGCGGATCCGTGCCCTCGACATCCCGCACGCCCACTCGACCCTTGCCGGCCGTGTCACCGCCAGCCTCGGGGTGGCCAGCAGCAGGCCGGCACACGACGACACCGGCATCGAGGAGCTGATGGCCCAGGCCGACGGCCAGCTCTATCGTGCCAAGCACCAGGGCCGCGACCGGGTGGCCGCACAGACCTGA
- a CDS encoding toxic anion resistance protein, with protein sequence MKPSSERGSPLSLPPVEQIASELEDIAPEAHGGEEIVVDDPELEQLAASFVDEVLASEGAALDRQRRAVDEMGLELQQQAAHHSEMLQAPLRKLAHQGDEGGPVAKALIDLRGHMQDLDPHQHRLASGPFDRLLSRIPGAGSRVQRYFRKFENAQQALDAIIADLEGGRDLLRRDNITLSDDQESLRQLLGRLQRQIDLGRLIDRRLAQALERLGDAHPQRAFIEEELLFPLRQRIVDLQQQQAVSQQGVLALEVIIRNNRELIRGVDRAIHVTVSALTVAVAVALALANQRLVLDRVESLNTTTSEMIAGTARTLRQQGVEIQTRAASAQLDMQALEQAFDDVLGAIDDLSRYRQEALPQLDAQIDRLAQLARQGGAAVDRLQRGSEVQAPASADDESPPEQARRERPS encoded by the coding sequence ATGAAACCATCGTCCGAACGTGGCTCGCCGCTCTCGTTGCCACCGGTGGAACAGATCGCCAGCGAGCTCGAGGACATCGCTCCCGAGGCGCATGGCGGCGAGGAGATCGTGGTCGACGACCCCGAGCTCGAGCAACTGGCGGCGTCGTTCGTCGACGAGGTGCTGGCCAGCGAAGGCGCCGCCCTCGACCGCCAGCGCCGCGCGGTGGATGAAATGGGGCTCGAGCTGCAGCAGCAGGCGGCGCATCACAGCGAGATGTTGCAGGCGCCGCTGCGCAAGCTGGCCCATCAGGGCGACGAGGGCGGGCCGGTGGCCAAGGCGCTGATCGACCTGCGCGGGCACATGCAGGATCTCGACCCGCACCAGCATCGCCTGGCATCGGGACCGTTCGACCGCCTGCTGTCGCGCATACCCGGCGCCGGCAGCCGCGTGCAGCGCTACTTCCGCAAGTTCGAGAACGCCCAGCAGGCGCTCGACGCCATCATCGCCGACCTGGAGGGAGGGCGCGACCTGCTGCGGCGCGACAACATCACGCTCAGCGACGACCAGGAGAGCCTGCGCCAGCTGTTGGGGCGACTGCAGCGCCAGATCGACCTGGGGCGCCTGATCGACCGGCGCCTGGCGCAGGCGCTGGAGCGGCTCGGCGACGCCCACCCGCAGCGTGCCTTCATCGAGGAGGAACTGCTGTTCCCGCTGCGCCAGCGCATCGTCGACCTGCAGCAGCAGCAGGCGGTCAGCCAGCAGGGCGTGCTGGCGCTGGAGGTGATCATCCGCAACAACCGCGAATTGATTCGCGGTGTCGACCGCGCGATCCACGTCACCGTCTCGGCGCTGACCGTGGCCGTGGCCGTGGCGCTGGCGCTGGCCAACCAGCGCCTGGTGCTCGACCGCGTCGAGTCGCTCAATACCACCACCTCGGAGATGATCGCCGGCACGGCGAGAACGCTGCGCCAGCAGGGGGTGGAGATCCAGACCCGGGCCGCCTCGGCCCAGCTCGACATGCAGGCGCTGGAGCAGGCCTTCGACGACGTGCTGGGTGCCATCGACGACCTGTCGCGCTACCGTCAGGAGGCCCTGCCCCAGCTCGACGCCCAGATCGACCGCCTGGCCCAGCTGGCGCGCCAGGGAGGTGCGGCGGTCGACAGGCTGCAGCGCGGCAGCGAGGTCCAGGCGCCCGCTTCGGCAGACGACGAATCTCCGCCGGAGCAGGCGCGCAGGGAGCGTCCCTCCTAG
- a CDS encoding cobyrinic acid a,c-diamide synthase — protein sequence MLEFLQGFSYGLFVTCLPWCLVGLANPRLALANDNPNRLQVLFRYCLLVPFISTVLWLTSLWGGFGPSLGGWLAGLVAVGVSLPVERGWRRWRARRHQRRLQERLAAESERRRAEQERAARETGVAELDPARPPVGADELVLSLCRAKQGLLDVKRADLASQVDRFYTRYAHVMELLTARFDRSELAFERSRGLITEVCLGAVDTFTSMAAQARGVMGLDGDYVRRRLAQEQRRLSVEERIALKRRLELIEETDRRLRRLVARNESALTLLDDTAVALARIETGRPQATLATDRALEELRRFIEGAERYSRQERR from the coding sequence ATGCTGGAATTTCTGCAGGGGTTCTCCTATGGGCTGTTCGTCACCTGCCTGCCGTGGTGCCTGGTCGGGCTGGCCAACCCGCGCCTGGCGCTCGCCAACGACAACCCCAATCGTCTGCAGGTGCTGTTTCGCTACTGCCTGCTGGTGCCCTTCATCAGTACGGTGCTGTGGCTGACGTCGCTGTGGGGCGGTTTCGGGCCGAGCCTGGGCGGCTGGCTCGCCGGACTGGTGGCGGTGGGGGTATCGCTGCCCGTGGAGCGCGGCTGGCGGCGCTGGCGCGCGCGACGTCATCAGCGCCGACTGCAGGAGCGGCTGGCGGCCGAGAGCGAGCGGCGGCGCGCCGAGCAGGAGCGTGCCGCGCGGGAGACCGGCGTGGCCGAGCTGGACCCGGCACGGCCGCCGGTGGGGGCCGACGAGCTGGTGCTGTCGCTATGCCGGGCCAAGCAGGGGCTGCTCGACGTGAAGCGTGCCGACCTGGCGAGCCAGGTCGATCGCTTCTACACCCGCTACGCCCATGTGATGGAGTTGCTGACGGCGCGCTTCGACCGTAGCGAGCTGGCCTTCGAGCGCTCACGCGGACTGATCACCGAAGTCTGCCTCGGGGCGGTGGATACCTTCACCTCCATGGCCGCCCAGGCGCGTGGCGTGATGGGGCTGGACGGCGACTACGTGCGCCGACGCCTGGCCCAGGAGCAGCGTCGGCTGTCCGTCGAGGAGCGCATCGCGCTCAAGCGCCGACTCGAGCTGATCGAGGAGACCGATCGCCGCCTGCGTCGCCTGGTGGCGCGCAACGAATCGGCGCTGACGCTGCTCGACGATACGGCGGTGGCGCTGGCCCGGATCGAGACGGGGCGCCCGCAGGCCACCCTCGCCACCGACCGGGCGCTGGAGGAGCTGCGGCGCTTCATCGAGGGGGCGGAGCGCTACAGCCGCCAGGAACGACGTTGA
- a CDS encoding extensin family protein, producing the protein MRSLLVLVVLMVAAVAAWWQFEARIPSHWHPWKPLSVGDALTPVTKWKLQRLAGDREACLTALDTAPEGALRMTPLDDHEPAPGCPLENVVRIHGGEIQFNASFVASCPLALAWVMYERQRLQPAAEAHFGSRVARVEHYGSFACRNVYGRADGRRSEHATAEALDVASFRLEDGRRITLREHWGGEDARGAFLRDARDGACDLFGNVLGPAYNRAHADHFHFGMRGFRVRR; encoded by the coding sequence ATGCGTTCATTGCTGGTGCTGGTCGTGCTGATGGTTGCCGCGGTGGCGGCCTGGTGGCAGTTCGAGGCGCGTATTCCCTCCCACTGGCACCCATGGAAGCCACTGAGCGTCGGCGACGCCTTGACGCCGGTGACCAAGTGGAAGCTGCAGCGCCTGGCCGGTGACCGCGAGGCCTGCCTGACGGCGCTCGATACGGCACCTGAGGGGGCGCTGCGGATGACGCCACTGGACGACCACGAGCCGGCGCCCGGCTGTCCGCTCGAGAACGTGGTGCGGATCCATGGCGGCGAGATCCAATTCAACGCCAGCTTCGTCGCGAGCTGCCCGCTGGCGCTGGCCTGGGTCATGTACGAACGCCAGCGTCTGCAGCCGGCGGCCGAGGCCCACTTTGGCAGCCGCGTGGCGCGCGTCGAGCATTACGGCAGTTTCGCCTGTCGTAACGTCTATGGCCGTGCGGACGGCCGGCGCAGCGAGCACGCCACGGCAGAGGCCCTCGACGTGGCGTCCTTTCGCCTGGAGGACGGGCGCCGCATCACCCTGCGCGAGCACTGGGGGGGCGAAGACGCGCGAGGAGCCTTCCTGCGTGACGCGCGCGACGGTGCCTGCGACCTGTTCGGCAACGTGCTGGGCCCGGCCTACAACCGCGCCCATGCCGACCACTTCCACTTCGGCATGCGCGGCTTCCGTGTGCGCCGCTGA